In Marinobacter sp. es.048, the following proteins share a genomic window:
- the hisC gene encoding histidinol-phosphate transaminase, producing the protein MAIDYQSLAVRGVQALSPYQPGKPIDELARELGLKPAEIIKLASNENPLGPSEKALEAARQALSELCLYPDGNGFNLKQALSKRLNVGMDQITLGNGSNDVLEVITRCFADTDSDVVFSQYAFAVYPLVTQAIGAGGVSVPAREWGHDLDAMAAAVTDRTRLVFVANPNNPTGTVHTADAIEAFLAKIPENVLVVLDEAYCEYLTGDQYPDGVELLARFPNLIVCRTFSKAWGLAALRVGYSISSPAIADILNRVRQPFNVDTVALSAATAVLEDEDYLQRSRDVNTAGLRQLQEAFDRMGLAYIPSAGNFVAVEVGEQAMGVYQSLLAHGVIVRPIAGYGMPRHLRVSVGLPEENERFIDALAQSLTASGLSD; encoded by the coding sequence ATGGCCATTGATTACCAGAGTCTGGCGGTTCGCGGCGTACAGGCGCTCTCACCCTACCAGCCGGGCAAGCCGATCGACGAGCTGGCCCGTGAACTGGGCCTCAAACCGGCGGAAATCATCAAGCTTGCCAGCAACGAAAACCCGCTCGGGCCTAGCGAAAAGGCCCTTGAGGCGGCGCGCCAAGCGTTATCCGAGCTTTGTCTGTATCCCGATGGTAACGGATTCAATCTGAAACAGGCGTTGTCGAAGCGTCTGAATGTTGGGATGGATCAGATTACCCTTGGCAACGGCTCCAACGATGTTCTGGAAGTGATTACCCGTTGCTTCGCTGATACAGACTCCGACGTCGTCTTCTCCCAGTATGCTTTTGCCGTTTATCCTCTGGTGACCCAGGCCATCGGCGCCGGGGGCGTGTCTGTGCCTGCACGGGAGTGGGGGCACGATCTGGATGCCATGGCCGCGGCGGTTACCGATCGCACTCGCCTGGTGTTTGTTGCCAACCCCAATAATCCCACAGGCACGGTTCACACAGCGGATGCGATTGAGGCGTTCCTGGCGAAGATTCCGGAGAATGTGCTTGTAGTCCTGGATGAGGCCTACTGCGAATACCTGACCGGTGATCAATACCCGGACGGGGTCGAATTGTTGGCCCGCTTCCCGAATCTCATCGTTTGCCGCACGTTTTCCAAAGCCTGGGGGCTCGCGGCCCTGAGGGTCGGGTACAGCATCAGCTCGCCGGCCATTGCCGATATTCTGAACCGGGTGCGCCAGCCCTTTAACGTCGATACGGTTGCCCTGTCTGCAGCCACGGCTGTGCTTGAGGATGAGGATTACCTCCAGCGTTCGCGGGATGTGAATACGGCCGGTCTCCGTCAGTTGCAGGAGGCATTCGACCGGATGGGGCTCGCTTACATCCCGTCGGCCGGGAACTTTGTTGCCGTGGAAGTGGGGGAGCAGGCCATGGGCGTGTACCAGTCCCTGCTGGCTCACGGAGTGATAGTCCGGCCCATTGCGGGCTATGGCATGCCACGGCATCTTCGGGTGTCTGTCGGCCTTCCGGAAGAAAATGAGCGCTTTATCGACGCTCTGGCCCAGTCACTGACCGCATCGGGGCTCAGCGACTGA